From one Thalassospira lucentensis genomic stretch:
- a CDS encoding HlyD family type I secretion periplasmic adaptor subunit — MSEAVQNTAIERFRQSRRMARYLSHAVLLEEGGISVFVRSAMVMLSVGFIALVAWAATTQIKETATTFGQVMPTGAVNKIQHLEGGIISEIMVRDGDLVEKDQVLMRLKPEASQAELSQAETKLASLRLEAERYRALAESREPDFTLLIDRYPELAKNQQEIYRIKTDLDRSQREILEVQIKERNAELAQLQQQEATLRRSVDLLNQEVTMRRSLYEQGLNSKVLFLNIQRELNEAQGNLSGVVAEMARARETIAEANLRQNELEHSQREEALSELGRLGGEIAQADEALRKLKDRVARLEIRAPTKGYIKGLQFTTIGGVIAPAQVVMELVPTDEALVAETRISTEDIGHVHLGQPVTVKVSAFDYIRYGSISGELVSISASTFVDEEGRPYYKGRVALDSDRVGEGAQAQPIIPGMTVQADIQTGERTLLQYLLKPVYVSLDQAFSER; from the coding sequence ATGAGCGAAGCAGTTCAGAACACCGCAATAGAACGGTTCCGCCAGTCGCGCCGGATGGCACGCTATCTGTCACATGCTGTATTGCTGGAAGAAGGCGGGATTTCCGTCTTTGTCCGTTCGGCAATGGTCATGCTTTCGGTTGGTTTCATCGCCCTGGTCGCGTGGGCGGCAACCACCCAGATCAAGGAAACGGCAACCACCTTCGGGCAGGTGATGCCAACCGGTGCGGTCAACAAGATCCAGCATCTTGAAGGCGGGATCATTTCCGAAATCATGGTACGTGACGGTGATCTGGTCGAGAAAGATCAGGTTCTGATGCGCCTGAAACCCGAGGCATCGCAAGCAGAATTGTCGCAGGCCGAAACCAAACTGGCCAGCCTGCGTCTTGAAGCCGAACGTTATCGCGCACTTGCAGAATCGCGTGAACCCGATTTTACCCTTCTGATAGACCGGTATCCTGAACTGGCAAAGAATCAGCAGGAAATCTATAGGATCAAGACCGATCTTGATCGCAGTCAGCGCGAAATCCTCGAAGTCCAGATCAAGGAGCGCAATGCCGAACTGGCCCAGCTTCAGCAACAGGAAGCCACATTGCGCCGTTCTGTCGACCTGCTCAATCAGGAAGTAACGATGCGTCGCTCGCTCTATGAGCAGGGCCTGAACTCTAAGGTGCTGTTCCTGAATATCCAGCGCGAACTGAACGAGGCGCAGGGCAATCTTTCGGGCGTGGTTGCGGAAATGGCACGTGCACGCGAAACCATCGCCGAAGCCAACTTGCGTCAGAATGAATTGGAACACAGTCAGCGCGAGGAAGCGCTAAGTGAACTCGGACGGCTTGGTGGTGAAATTGCCCAGGCTGATGAGGCTCTGCGCAAGCTTAAGGACAGGGTCGCGCGACTTGAAATTCGCGCGCCAACCAAAGGTTATATCAAGGGGCTGCAATTTACCACGATTGGTGGGGTTATTGCTCCGGCACAGGTGGTCATGGAACTGGTGCCGACTGACGAGGCGTTGGTCGCCGAAACCCGGATTTCGACCGAGGATATCGGCCATGTCCATTTGGGGCAGCCGGTGACTGTTAAAGTCAGTGCGTTTGATTATATACGATATGGTAGTATCAGTGGTGAATTGGTATCGATATCGGCCTCTACTTTTGTTGATGAAGAGGGCCGACCGTATTATAAAGGAAGGGTGGCACTTGATTCCGACCGTGTCGGTGAAGGTGCACAGGCTCAGCCGATTATCCCTGGCATGACGGTTCAGGCCGACATCCAGACGGGTGAAAGGACATTGCTGCAATATCTGCTCAAGCCGGTTTATGTCTCGCTTGATCAGGCATTTAGCGAACGCTGA